A single genomic interval of Haloplanus sp. GDY1 harbors:
- a CDS encoding TRAM domain-containing protein: MDSPIPLCLCTARVEDRGGEYVVTVPKQEVELGTLDAGETYRVGLYPGPATASETTPAGTPKTAEHKPDLERSTHSGPDPETSQPSDPTSSGSTDPSVSPEERPDQPPVAEGEERRLQIEDVGDKGDGIARVGPGYVVFVSDTEIGQQPLVRITTVRENFAFAEVLKQ; this comes from the coding sequence ATGGATTCACCCATCCCGTTGTGTCTGTGCACCGCTCGCGTCGAGGACAGAGGCGGAGAATACGTTGTCACGGTTCCAAAACAGGAAGTCGAACTCGGAACACTCGATGCTGGAGAAACCTATCGCGTAGGATTGTATCCCGGCCCGGCGACAGCCTCCGAAACTACGCCCGCAGGAACTCCGAAGACGGCGGAGCACAAGCCCGATCTCGAACGGTCTACGCACAGTGGACCCGACCCGGAGACATCGCAGCCGTCCGATCCAACGTCGTCGGGAAGTACCGATCCGTCGGTTTCGCCCGAAGAGCGTCCTGATCAACCGCCAGTGGCTGAGGGCGAGGAGCGCCGTCTCCAGATTGAGGATGTCGGAGACAAGGGTGACGGAATCGCCAGAGTCGGCCCCGGATACGTCGTGTTTGTCTCCGATACGGAGATCGGTCAGCAACCGTTGGTTCGAATCACGACGGTTCGCGAGAACTTCGCGTTTGCCGAAGTCCTCAAGCAATAG